From the Lolium rigidum isolate FL_2022 chromosome 2, APGP_CSIRO_Lrig_0.1, whole genome shotgun sequence genome, one window contains:
- the LOC124687416 gene encoding proteasome assembly chaperone 4-like, with translation MASEELGASLSDLALGSRAPTAGQVGPSGGPSSDGGTQVTCFTEDLHDVTLHFQIISFSKQIYAWVGCNSAKFGHLYAAASTRPGNGVSVTSVLGGTSDNTGLSMARRLVLKTGLNIVLACNIPKDSPMLEAAAERKLVEKLRTLGYIRSKPGEANTSTTA, from the exons ATGGCTTCAGAGGAGCTGGGGGCGAGCCTGTCAGATTTGGCTCTGGGCTCGCGAGCTCCGACGGCCGGCCAGGTCGGTCCTTCGGGTGGCCCGTCGTCCGACGGGGGCACGCAGGTCACTTGCTTCACGGAGGACCTGCACGACGTCACGCTCCATTTTCAGATCATAAGTTTCTCTAAACAG ATCTATGCATGGGTAGGATGCAACTCTGCAAAGTTTGGCCATTTATATGCTGCTGCAAGCACTCGCCCG GGTAACGGAGTGAGTGTCACATCTGTACTTGGAGGAACATCTGATAATACTGGTTTAAGCATGGCCCGCCGCTTAG TGCTGAAGACAGGTCTAAATATAGTTCTAGCGTGTAACATTCCGAAAGACAGCCCCATGCTTGAG GCTGCTGCGGAGAGGAAACTTGTAGAGAAGCTGAGAACTTTAGGCTATATCAGATCCAAACCAGGAGAGGCCAACACTTCCACAACAGCCTAA